Proteins encoded together in one Candidatus Omnitrophota bacterium window:
- a CDS encoding Bax inhibitor-1/YccA family protein — protein MRRSSNPTLNPAVFSKLQAAEGDGVMTVQGAVNKVFALLFLVMITASWSWGKIFQPASTLGLNQEGVPISSTSMGLVMVCAIVGFIIALITIFKKQWSPLTAPGYALCEGIVLGGFSAIFEMQYPGIVLQAVCLTFGVLFSLLLIYKSGLIKVTEKFRMGVVAATAGIAVVYILNFVLGFFGIQLPFIYGANTFGIVFSLFVVGIASLNLVLDFDFIDQGAAHRLPRYMEWYSAFGIMVTLIWLYIEILRLLSKLRRR, from the coding sequence ATGAGACGATCATCAAATCCAACATTAAATCCAGCTGTATTTTCGAAGCTTCAAGCTGCAGAAGGGGATGGTGTTATGACGGTTCAGGGAGCGGTTAACAAGGTTTTTGCGCTTCTTTTTTTAGTTATGATTACAGCTTCTTGGTCTTGGGGGAAAATTTTTCAGCCTGCTTCAACCCTTGGCTTAAATCAGGAAGGTGTACCGATTTCTAGTACATCGATGGGTCTTGTTATGGTTTGCGCTATTGTTGGCTTTATAATTGCGCTTATAACTATTTTTAAGAAACAATGGTCACCGCTTACTGCTCCTGGCTATGCGTTATGCGAAGGTATTGTTTTAGGCGGGTTTTCGGCAATTTTTGAAATGCAGTATCCTGGCATTGTTCTTCAGGCCGTTTGTCTTACTTTTGGGGTTTTGTTTTCTCTGCTGTTAATTTATAAATCTGGCTTGATAAAGGTGACTGAAAAGTTTCGTATGGGCGTTGTTGCTGCAACTGCAGGAATCGCTGTTGTTTACATTCTAAATTTTGTTTTAGGATTTTTCGGAATACAGTTACCTTTTATTTACGGAGCAAATACCTTTGGAATTGTTTTTAGCTTATTTGTTGTTGGAATTGCCTCATTAAATCTTGTCTTAGATTTTGATTTTATTGACCAGGGTGCTGCACATCGTTTACCAAGATATATGGAATGGTATTCTGCTTTTGGCATTATGGTTACTTTGATTTGGCTTTATATTGAAATCCTTCGGCTACTTTCAAAGCTTCGAAGACGTTAG
- the thpR gene encoding RNA 2',3'-cyclic phosphodiesterase, with translation MNNQRIRAFIAIKFNKQIKSLILKAQDKLKEYHANIKWVNLENTHITLQFLGNIDQSQIEIISKTITNISKNHHPFLIKTTRIEMFPAQSPKIISLGINKKENNLKNLADDISISLAKVGFLREREFSAHITLGRIKNLKKMDQLKKDIQDFDFNKEIKKNINSLTLFKTTLSQTGPIYQEISSFTLKY, from the coding sequence ATGAATAACCAAAGAATACGCGCCTTCATCGCAATTAAATTTAATAAACAAATAAAATCCCTTATCCTAAAGGCTCAGGATAAACTCAAAGAATATCACGCTAATATCAAATGGGTTAACCTAGAGAATACTCACATCACACTTCAATTTCTAGGAAACATCGATCAAAGTCAAATTGAAATTATTTCAAAAACTATTACGAACATTTCCAAGAATCATCATCCCTTTCTTATCAAAACAACCAGAATTGAAATGTTTCCTGCGCAAAGCCCAAAGATTATCTCTCTTGGAATCAACAAAAAAGAAAACAATCTTAAGAATCTTGCGGATGACATAAGCATCTCCTTAGCTAAAGTTGGATTTCTTAGAGAAAGAGAATTTTCTGCCCATATCACATTAGGGCGAATTAAAAACCTAAAAAAGATGGATCAGCTAAAGAAAGATATTCAGGATTTTGACTTTAACAAAGAAATCAAAAAGAACATCAATTCGCTGACCCTCTTCAAAACCACTCTCTCTCAAACAGGTCCAATTTATCAGGAAATCTCAAGCTTTACTCTAAAGTATTAA
- a CDS encoding CinA family protein, translating into MPIEQKIAKILIKNKKTLSLAESCTGGLLSNRLTNISGSSKFLKTGIVAYSNEAKIKFLKVPSGLIKTYGAVSSQVAIKMANGARQALNADYGIGITGIAGPTGGTKNKPVGLVFIAGSSKKQDICIQCQFKGSRLAIKSKICKKALELLFVLLYE; encoded by the coding sequence ATGCCTATAGAACAAAAAATAGCGAAAATTCTTATCAAAAATAAAAAGACATTGTCTCTTGCAGAATCTTGTACTGGCGGACTTCTCTCAAATCGTTTAACAAATATCAGCGGAAGTTCCAAATTCCTAAAAACAGGAATTGTTGCTTATTCGAACGAAGCCAAAATAAAATTCTTAAAAGTCCCTTCTGGCTTAATTAAAACTTATGGTGCTGTTAGCTCCCAAGTCGCAATAAAAATGGCAAATGGCGCACGCCAAGCACTCAACGCTGACTACGGCATAGGAATCACAGGAATTGCCGGCCCAACAGGAGGAACAAAAAACAAACCTGTAGGTCTTGTTTTTATTGCAGGAAGTTCAAAAAAACAAGACATCTGCATTCAGTGTCAATTCAAAGGATCTCGTCTAGCAATCAAATCAAAAATCTGCAAAAAAGCTCTTGAACTTCTTTTTGTTCTTCTTTATGAATAA
- a CDS encoding bifunctional 3,4-dihydroxy-2-butanone-4-phosphate synthase/GTP cyclohydrolase II, with protein sequence MSNSIEEIIKDLQQGKIIIVIDDEGRENEGDLLIAAEFVSAEDINFMAREARGLICMPMEGKRLDELRLHPMVSAGSDWQDEGNTGWTVSVDAANNSTTGISAADRAQTVKVLIDPKTTPKDLIRPGHLFPLKAREGGVLVRAGHTEATVDLMKISGLYPAGVICEIMKPDGTMARTSELKEFAKKHNLKICTIDSIIEYRRKKDKLIEKSGEAKLPTIHGDFQMIGYDSTVDGVTHVALVKGNVSDGKPVLVRVQSECLTGDVFGSRRCDCREQLDAALEAIKKEGSGVMLYMRQEGRGIGLQNKIKAYHLQDQGMDTVEANEALGFGADLRDYGIGAQILVDLGVKEIRLLTNNPKKIVGLEGYGLKVSERVPIVVPHNEKNKNYLKTKKEKLGHFLESLRF encoded by the coding sequence ATGAGCAATTCAATAGAGGAAATTATCAAGGATCTTCAACAGGGTAAGATAATTATTGTTATTGATGATGAGGGTCGCGAAAATGAAGGTGACCTTTTGATTGCGGCGGAATTTGTTAGTGCTGAGGATATTAATTTTATGGCAAGAGAAGCCAGGGGACTTATTTGTATGCCAATGGAAGGAAAAAGGTTGGACGAACTTCGGCTTCATCCAATGGTTTCCGCTGGTAGCGATTGGCAGGATGAGGGCAATACTGGGTGGACCGTTTCGGTTGACGCGGCCAATAATTCAACAACTGGAATTTCAGCTGCTGATAGAGCGCAAACGGTAAAAGTTTTAATTGATCCGAAAACAACTCCAAAGGATCTTATTAGGCCAGGACATTTATTTCCATTAAAGGCAAGAGAAGGTGGTGTTTTAGTTCGCGCAGGGCATACGGAAGCAACTGTTGATTTGATGAAGATTTCTGGACTTTATCCAGCTGGGGTTATTTGTGAGATTATGAAACCAGATGGAACGATGGCAAGAACTTCTGAGCTTAAAGAATTTGCAAAAAAACATAATTTAAAAATTTGTACTATTGATAGTATTATTGAATATCGAAGAAAAAAAGATAAGTTGATTGAGAAGTCAGGAGAGGCAAAGCTTCCAACAATACATGGCGATTTTCAAATGATTGGATATGATTCAACTGTTGATGGAGTTACTCACGTTGCGCTCGTAAAAGGAAACGTTTCGGATGGAAAACCTGTTTTGGTTCGCGTGCAATCTGAATGTTTAACTGGCGATGTTTTTGGATCAAGGCGATGCGATTGTCGTGAGCAGTTAGATGCAGCTTTAGAGGCGATTAAAAAAGAAGGTTCTGGTGTTATGCTTTATATGCGACAAGAAGGTCGAGGCATTGGATTGCAAAATAAAATTAAGGCGTATCATCTTCAGGACCAGGGTATGGATACTGTTGAGGCAAATGAAGCATTAGGGTTTGGTGCTGATTTACGTGATTATGGAATTGGCGCTCAAATTTTAGTTGATCTAGGCGTTAAGGAAATTAGACTTTTAACGAACAACCCAAAGAAAATTGTTGGACTTGAGGGTTATGGTCTTAAAGTTTCTGAGCGCGTTCCTATCGTTGTTCCTCATAACGAAAAGAATAAGAATTATCTAAAAACTAAAAAAGAAAAGCTAGGTCATTTTCTAGAGTCTTTGAGATTTTAA
- the ribH gene encoding 6,7-dimethyl-8-ribityllumazine synthase — protein MAKIIKGDLKGKGIKLGVVVSQFNDFITSKLLDGCLEELSKNGVKKTDATVVFVPGAWEIPVVALQLAKNKNIDGVICLGAVIRGETAHFDFVARGACDGIQKVALSTGKPVVLGVLTTDTIDQAYKRSNENNNKGCDVAKAVLEMVDVFKKLKKI, from the coding sequence ATGGCAAAAATAATTAAAGGGGATTTGAAAGGAAAAGGTATCAAGCTGGGCGTTGTTGTTTCCCAGTTTAATGATTTTATTACATCTAAGCTTTTAGATGGATGTCTTGAAGAGCTGTCTAAGAATGGTGTTAAGAAAACTGATGCTACTGTTGTTTTCGTTCCGGGGGCGTGGGAGATTCCTGTTGTTGCTCTTCAATTAGCTAAAAATAAAAATATTGATGGAGTCATTTGTCTTGGCGCTGTGATTCGTGGAGAGACAGCACATTTTGATTTTGTTGCGCGAGGTGCGTGTGATGGTATTCAGAAAGTCGCACTTTCAACAGGCAAGCCCGTAGTTTTAGGTGTTCTAACGACAGATACAATAGATCAAGCGTATAAGCGCTCTAACGAGAATAACAATAAAGGGTGCGATGTTGCAAAAGCAGTTCTCGAAATGGTTGATGTCTTTAAGAAGTTAAAGAAAATATAA
- the nusB gene encoding transcription antitermination factor NusB codes for MRKRTLARELVLKVLYQADIRKESMSLLAKSFSDLSEINDSEIKDFASVLISGIEKNLKDIDAKIFKYASNWDISRMAFIDRNVLRMGIFELLYMPDVPSKVSINEAIELVKKYGDIESSKFVNGILDKAHKENPVVKDKKS; via the coding sequence ATGCGAAAACGAACATTAGCTCGTGAATTAGTTTTAAAAGTTCTTTATCAGGCTGATATAAGAAAAGAGTCTATGTCACTACTCGCCAAAAGCTTTTCTGACCTTTCTGAAATTAATGATAGCGAAATTAAAGATTTCGCTTCTGTCCTCATCTCAGGTATCGAAAAAAATTTAAAAGACATTGATGCAAAAATTTTTAAATACGCATCTAATTGGGATATAAGCCGCATGGCTTTTATTGATCGCAATGTTTTAAGAATGGGTATTTTTGAATTGCTCTATATGCCGGATGTTCCATCGAAAGTTTCTATTAATGAAGCGATTGAGCTTGTTAAAAAGTATGGGGATATTGAATCTAGCAAGTTTGTAAATGGAATTCTAGATAAAGCACACAAAGAGAATCCCGTTGTGAAAGATAAAAAATCGTGA
- a CDS encoding PHP domain-containing protein: MTLFADLHIHTNYSDSSLTPEEVVQESLNADLKCIAITDHDTFEGVAPAQKAADSKNLEIISGIEFSSELDGKDIHILGYCLDCKNKTLLDKIEEMQNTRVARIEKMIEKLKGVGIDNISLDEVCSLTKTKSVGRPHLAFVLKEKKWVSSIREAFDRFLADDAVAYVKKYKQTPVEAINLIRLSGGVAVLAHPMSTRCDEIIPGLVKAGLQGLEVYYPNWSRSVIEYYEKIGKKNNLILTGGSDAHGEGKDNTFIGKAKVPYEVVEQLKAMAGK, translated from the coding sequence GTGACGTTGTTTGCTGATCTTCATATACATACAAATTATTCGGATAGTAGTTTAACGCCCGAGGAAGTTGTTCAAGAATCTTTGAATGCTGATTTAAAGTGTATTGCCATCACAGATCACGATACCTTTGAGGGTGTGGCTCCTGCTCAAAAGGCAGCTGACTCGAAGAATCTTGAAATTATTTCAGGTATTGAATTTTCTTCGGAGCTAGATGGCAAAGATATCCACATTCTTGGATATTGTCTGGATTGTAAAAATAAAACGCTTTTGGATAAAATTGAAGAAATGCAAAATACGCGAGTTGCTCGTATTGAGAAAATGATTGAGAAGTTAAAAGGTGTTGGTATTGACAATATTTCTTTGGACGAAGTCTGTTCTTTGACAAAAACAAAATCAGTAGGACGTCCTCATTTAGCGTTTGTTTTAAAAGAGAAGAAATGGGTATCTTCAATCAGAGAAGCTTTTGATCGGTTTTTGGCTGACGATGCTGTGGCATATGTAAAAAAGTATAAGCAGACGCCCGTTGAAGCAATTAATCTTATTCGACTATCTGGAGGAGTTGCTGTCTTAGCTCATCCTATGAGTACGCGTTGTGATGAAATAATTCCTGGGCTCGTTAAAGCAGGACTTCAAGGATTAGAAGTGTATTATCCGAATTGGTCTAGGTCTGTAATTGAGTATTACGAAAAGATTGGAAAGAAAAATAATTTAATTTTAACAGGTGGGTCGGATGCGCATGGAGAAGGAAAAGATAATACGTTTATTGGAAAAGCAAAAGTGCCCTATGAAGTTGTCGAGCAGCTAAAGGCAATGGCGGGAAAATAA
- the ribD gene encoding bifunctional diaminohydroxyphosphoribosylaminopyrimidine deaminase/5-amino-6-(5-phosphoribosylamino)uracil reductase RibD: MKLNSDTTYMKMALNFALKAKGQTSPNPMVGALIVKNNRIIAKGYHRRCGADHAEIEALKKAGRFSKGAKLYVTLEPCGHFGRTPPCVDAIINSGIKEVVIGTEDPNIKNNGKSIQKLNRAGVKTKVGILADELFQMNEAFFKYIKKGMPFVVVKCAQTMDGKIATSNGHSKWITSEETRKLAHELRNDFDAILVGINTVVKDNPFLNATKESKELKKIIVDSSLRISLGANLFKKTNSHNIYIATTESASIKKIENFRKKGINVFVCSSKDGRVDLKKFFKILAGHEITSILVEGGATIVGSVLKQGLADKMWIFIAPKIIGDQEAKSAITGLGIKNVNRSLKLGDMRLKYMKSDIFIEAYIK; this comes from the coding sequence ATGAAATTAAATTCTGATACAACTTATATGAAAATGGCATTAAATTTTGCGCTTAAGGCGAAAGGTCAGACTTCGCCTAATCCTATGGTTGGGGCTCTGATCGTTAAGAATAATCGTATTATTGCTAAAGGATATCATCGGCGTTGTGGGGCTGATCATGCAGAAATTGAAGCTTTAAAGAAAGCTGGACGTTTTTCTAAAGGGGCAAAGCTGTATGTTACTCTTGAGCCATGTGGGCATTTTGGACGAACGCCGCCTTGTGTTGATGCAATTATTAACAGCGGTATTAAAGAAGTTGTGATTGGGACAGAAGATCCAAATATAAAGAATAACGGAAAATCAATTCAAAAGTTAAATAGAGCTGGCGTTAAGACAAAAGTTGGGATTTTGGCTGATGAGCTTTTTCAGATGAATGAGGCTTTTTTTAAATATATTAAAAAAGGGATGCCGTTTGTTGTTGTTAAATGTGCTCAGACAATGGATGGAAAGATTGCAACATCTAACGGGCATTCAAAGTGGATTACGAGCGAAGAAACGAGAAAATTAGCGCATGAGTTGCGTAATGATTTTGATGCAATTTTAGTTGGAATTAATACTGTTGTTAAGGATAACCCTTTTTTGAATGCAACGAAAGAATCAAAAGAGTTAAAAAAGATTATTGTTGATTCGTCTTTGAGGATTTCTTTAGGTGCGAATTTGTTTAAAAAAACAAATTCTCACAATATTTATATTGCAACAACTGAATCTGCAAGCATAAAGAAAATTGAAAATTTTAGAAAAAAAGGGATCAATGTTTTTGTTTGTTCATCCAAGGACGGACGCGTTGATTTAAAGAAATTCTTTAAAATTTTAGCAGGTCATGAGATTACAAGTATTCTTGTTGAAGGCGGAGCAACTATCGTGGGCAGCGTTTTAAAGCAAGGGCTTGCAGATAAAATGTGGATATTTATTGCACCAAAAATTATTGGAGATCAAGAGGCGAAAAGTGCAATTACTGGGCTTGGAATAAAAAATGTGAATCGTTCTTTAAAATTAGGCGATATGCGTTTAAAATACATGAAAAGTGATATTTTTATTGAGGCTTATATAAAGTAG
- a CDS encoding riboflavin synthase: protein MFSGIVEEKGIVQKIERKENLIVLSVKAKKVLKGIKIGDSISTDGVCLTVAKLKKDVFTFDIMKETMDKTTLKYLEVGSRVNLEGALRVNDRLGGHFVSGHIDGVGTIKKRISLPNYEEFQILIPKSLARYLAPKGSVCIDGISLTIGEVKGNMFFVYIIPHTLKVTTLGSKKDNDKVNIETDLLAKYILSAREQDLVIGK, encoded by the coding sequence ATGTTTTCAGGAATCGTTGAAGAAAAAGGCATTGTTCAAAAGATTGAGCGAAAAGAAAATCTTATTGTCTTATCGGTTAAAGCTAAAAAAGTTTTAAAAGGAATTAAAATTGGTGACAGTATCTCGACTGATGGAGTTTGTCTTACTGTTGCGAAGTTAAAGAAAGATGTCTTTACTTTTGATATTATGAAAGAAACAATGGATAAGACGACTTTAAAATATTTAGAAGTCGGAAGCAGGGTTAATCTTGAGGGCGCGCTTCGTGTTAATGATCGATTGGGAGGTCATTTTGTATCGGGTCACATTGATGGAGTTGGGACAATTAAGAAAAGAATATCTTTGCCGAATTATGAAGAATTTCAAATTCTGATTCCAAAGAGTCTTGCACGTTATTTGGCTCCTAAAGGCTCTGTTTGTATTGATGGGATTAGTCTAACGATTGGCGAAGTTAAAGGGAACATGTTTTTTGTTTATATTATTCCGCACACTCTTAAGGTGACAACCTTGGGTTCTAAAAAAGATAATGATAAAGTGAATATTGAAACAGATCTTTTAGCAAAATATATTTTATCTGCACGCGAACAAGATCTTGTTATTGGAAAGTAA
- a CDS encoding beta-ketoacyl-[acyl-carrier-protein] synthase family protein, producing the protein MKKRVLITGLGVLSSIGKGRAEYWKSLKAGKPGWAPATLFDTSDLSVHEVGEVKDFDPKVYMGQKGLRSLDRSTKLLVSAAKLAIEDSQFTITEENTDSLGVSVGTTLGSVKSISDFQEVTLREGPRYTNPALFPNTVINSPASQVSIWHNIKGFNTTISTGFTASLDAMKYAYDFIQLNRVKLVYAGGVEEMCKQTFLGFHALKFLSGSIENSQFISCPFDKRRNGIVFSEGSCLLAMEEHSHAMKRKAPVLGEVLGFGTSFDPYRINKYNPKAEGLRRSIQFALKEANLKTTDIDFIVSNANSTPSADRVETFAIKEVFQSHAYKIPISAPKSMTGESFSVSGALSVSAALSVFEDDFIFPTINYKEKDSDCDLDYVVNKSRKARINNVLVIISSPSGNNTCMVLRRFLE; encoded by the coding sequence ATGAAAAAAAGAGTTCTTATTACTGGATTGGGTGTTTTATCAAGCATTGGCAAAGGCCGTGCGGAATATTGGAAATCTCTTAAAGCCGGAAAGCCAGGCTGGGCCCCAGCGACTTTATTTGACACATCTGATCTTTCGGTTCATGAAGTTGGAGAAGTTAAGGATTTTGATCCAAAGGTGTATATGGGTCAAAAAGGTTTGCGATCTCTTGACCGTAGCACAAAATTGCTGGTTTCTGCCGCAAAACTTGCTATTGAGGACAGTCAATTTACAATTACAGAAGAAAATACTGATAGTTTAGGCGTGTCTGTTGGAACAACGCTAGGAAGCGTAAAAAGTATTAGTGATTTCCAGGAAGTCACATTGCGCGAAGGCCCGCGCTATACTAATCCAGCTCTTTTTCCAAATACGGTTATCAATTCTCCAGCAAGTCAGGTTTCAATTTGGCACAATATTAAAGGATTTAACACAACTATTTCAACCGGATTTACAGCTAGTCTTGATGCTATGAAATATGCTTATGATTTTATTCAGCTTAATAGGGTTAAGCTAGTGTATGCGGGTGGAGTTGAGGAAATGTGTAAGCAAACATTTCTCGGTTTTCATGCGCTTAAATTTCTTTCCGGATCAATAGAAAATAGTCAGTTTATTAGCTGTCCTTTTGATAAGAGGCGTAACGGTATTGTTTTTTCCGAGGGTTCATGTTTGTTAGCGATGGAGGAGCATAGTCATGCGATGAAACGAAAGGCACCTGTTTTAGGCGAAGTTTTAGGGTTTGGAACAAGTTTTGATCCGTATCGAATCAATAAGTATAATCCAAAAGCAGAGGGTCTAAGGCGTTCGATTCAATTTGCTTTAAAGGAAGCTAATCTTAAAACAACGGATATTGATTTTATTGTGTCTAATGCAAATTCAACGCCTTCAGCAGATCGAGTTGAGACCTTTGCTATTAAAGAAGTTTTTCAAAGTCATGCTTATAAAATTCCTATTAGTGCGCCGAAATCAATGACAGGTGAATCTTTTAGCGTTTCCGGTGCACTTTCTGTATCAGCTGCTTTATCTGTTTTTGAGGATGATTTTATTTTTCCAACGATTAATTATAAAGAAAAAGATTCTGATTGTGATTTAGATTACGTTGTTAACAAGTCGCGAAAAGCAAGGATTAACAATGTTCTTGTGATTATTTCATCACCGAGTGGAAATAATACATGTATGGTGCTAAGGAGATTTTTAGAATGA
- a CDS encoding 3-oxoacyl-ACP reductase FabG has product MNLIKDKVAIVTGGSRGIGRAICLMLAKQGCHVAFSYVKSIKDASALEKEIKSFGVKCKASQVDIKDFDKVKEWTENIKKEFGTFHILINNAGIIIDKALMLMAQEDWQKVIDTNLTGVFNITRCCITTLLKQKDGNIINISSISGKIGLPRQVNYSASKGGLDAFTKALAKEVAAYNVRVNSVAPGFIETDILKEFSPEDRENIDKLIPMGRAGTPEDVAGCVKFLLSLEAQYIIGENIQMDGGLAIR; this is encoded by the coding sequence ATGAATTTAATCAAAGATAAAGTTGCAATCGTAACCGGTGGCTCTCGAGGAATTGGCCGCGCGATTTGCTTGATGTTAGCAAAGCAGGGATGTCATGTTGCCTTTAGCTATGTGAAAAGTATAAAAGATGCTTCTGCGCTTGAAAAAGAAATTAAAAGCTTTGGTGTTAAGTGCAAGGCATCACAGGTTGATATTAAGGATTTTGATAAAGTTAAAGAATGGACCGAGAATATCAAAAAAGAATTCGGCACATTTCATATTTTAATTAATAATGCTGGCATTATTATCGATAAGGCATTGATGCTTATGGCGCAGGAAGATTGGCAGAAAGTTATTGATACAAATTTGACAGGGGTTTTTAATATCACGCGTTGCTGTATTACTACTTTGTTAAAGCAAAAAGACGGTAATATTATCAACATTTCTTCTATTAGTGGAAAAATTGGTCTTCCAAGACAAGTTAATTATTCAGCAAGCAAGGGAGGCTTAGATGCTTTTACAAAAGCTTTAGCCAAAGAAGTTGCTGCGTATAATGTACGTGTTAATAGTGTTGCACCAGGATTTATCGAGACCGATATCTTAAAAGAATTTTCGCCAGAAGATCGCGAGAATATTGATAAGTTAATTCCAATGGGAAGAGCTGGGACACCTGAGGATGTGGCCGGGTGTGTTAAATTCTTGTTGAGTTTAGAGGCGCAATATATTATTGGAGAAAACATTCAGATGGATGGCGGATTGGCCATTCGTTAA
- the fabZ gene encoding 3-hydroxyacyl-ACP dehydratase FabZ → MQLNIQEIKKIIPHRFPFLLIDRVIDLVPNEKLIAIKNVTINEHFFEGHFPNEKVMPGVLILEAMAQAGCIYFYYSRNLQGKNLYYYLGKATVKYFAPVVPGDQLKIEVTTIKFLKNTGIVRTKAFVGEKLVTEAEIVFSTKEA, encoded by the coding sequence ATGCAATTAAATATTCAAGAAATTAAGAAAATTATTCCTCATCGTTTTCCATTTTTACTTATCGATCGCGTGATTGATCTTGTTCCCAATGAAAAATTGATTGCGATTAAGAATGTTACTATTAATGAACATTTCTTTGAGGGCCATTTTCCAAATGAAAAGGTGATGCCAGGAGTTCTCATTCTAGAGGCGATGGCTCAAGCCGGATGTATTTATTTTTATTATAGCCGCAATCTTCAAGGAAAAAATCTTTATTACTATCTTGGCAAGGCAACTGTTAAATATTTTGCGCCTGTTGTTCCAGGAGATCAGCTTAAAATAGAAGTCACCACTATAAAATTCTTAAAGAATACAGGTATTGTTAGGACCAAAGCTTTTGTGGGAGAAAAACTTGTAACCGAAGCTGAGATTGTTTTTTCAACCAAAGAAGCATAA
- a CDS encoding acylphosphatase gives MVQANIFYSGMVQGVGFRYTTQRIALDLNLSGWVRNLSDGRVEVLVEGPKDKIEQLMAALQEHFLQYIKNQQVNYYSATGKSYSFSVAPTL, from the coding sequence ATGGTGCAAGCAAATATTTTTTATTCTGGAATGGTTCAGGGTGTTGGTTTTCGTTATACAACACAAAGAATTGCATTGGATTTAAATTTAAGCGGATGGGTTAGAAATCTTTCGGATGGCCGAGTAGAGGTTTTGGTTGAGGGTCCTAAGGATAAGATCGAGCAGTTAATGGCTGCATTGCAGGAACATTTTTTACAATATATAAAAAACCAACAAGTTAATTATTATTCTGCTACAGGAAAATCGTATAGTTTTTCTGTTGCTCCAACGCTATAG
- a CDS encoding metallophosphoesterase family protein, translating into MRYAIFSDIHGNLEALNAVLKDLQGQQIDDYFCCGDIVGYGADPSKCIQRIQEIKAANVAGNHDWAVAQKSQSTRLNAFARESILWTIGMISDEEKKFLSESNLVLKNDDFVLVHGTLNNPEMFHYLLSLFHVQLTFSLLDRLVCFVGHSHVQEVFVEKEDTVDRIDSYSIDLDPECRYLVNVGSVGQPRDRHPDAAYCVYDTKEKTIELKRVSYDIKKAQDKIIAAGLPEVLASRLFLGL; encoded by the coding sequence ATGAGATATGCTATTTTTTCCGATATTCACGGAAACCTTGAAGCACTCAATGCTGTTTTAAAAGACCTTCAAGGTCAGCAGATTGATGATTATTTTTGTTGCGGGGATATTGTTGGTTATGGAGCTGACCCTTCAAAATGTATTCAAAGAATTCAAGAGATTAAAGCCGCCAATGTTGCTGGTAATCATGATTGGGCCGTTGCCCAGAAAAGTCAGTCGACTCGTTTGAATGCTTTTGCACGAGAATCTATCCTCTGGACGATTGGAATGATTTCTGATGAGGAAAAGAAATTTTTATCAGAATCAAATTTGGTTCTCAAAAATGATGACTTTGTTTTGGTCCACGGGACTTTGAATAATCCCGAGATGTTTCACTATCTTCTTAGCCTTTTTCATGTTCAGTTAACATTTTCTTTGTTAGATCGATTAGTTTGTTTTGTTGGGCATTCACATGTTCAAGAAGTTTTTGTTGAAAAAGAAGATACGGTTGACCGGATTGATTCGTATTCAATTGATCTTGATCCAGAATGTCGGTATCTTGTAAATGTAGGAAGTGTTGGACAACCTCGGGATAGGCATCCTGATGCAGCATATTGTGTTTATGACACAAAAGAGAAAACGATTGAGCTTAAGCGTGTTTCGTATGATATTAAAAAAGCTCAAGATAAAATTATTGCCGCTGGTCTTCCAGAGGTTTTGGCTTCCCGTTTATTTTTAGGGTTATAG